The Glycine soja cultivar W05 chromosome 6, ASM419377v2, whole genome shotgun sequence genome has a window encoding:
- the LOC114415959 gene encoding GDSL esterase/lipase At1g71250-like isoform X2 — protein MKMARLPVIFFPFLTLLLISVSTNINVLGELPFSAMFVFGDSLVDSGNNNYLNSLARANFVPYGIDFSEGPTGRFSNGKTVTDILGEIIGLPLLPAFADTLIKSRNISWGVNYASAAAGILDETGQNLGERISFRQQVQDFNTTVRQMKIQMEHNQLSQHLANSLTVVIHGSNDYINNYFLPEQYTSSFNYDPKNYADLLIEVYKRHILSLHDLGLRRFLLAGLGPLGCIPRQLALGSVPRGECRPHINDIVDMFNVLLKSLVDQLNAEHHGSVFAYGNTYGVFNDLINNAKTYGFTVTDSGCCGIGRNQAQITCLFALFPCLDRDKYVFWDAFHTTQAVNNIVAHKAFAGPPSDCYPINVKQMAQMWVLPSGQNKTSVPSIVSKN, from the exons atgaaaatggcACGCTTGCCAGtgatttttttcccatttttgaCCCTGCTCCTGATATCTGTCTCGACGAATATTAATGTACTTGGGGAGCTACCGTTTTCAGCAATGTTTGTGTTCGGAGATTCATTAGTGGACAGTGGAAATAACAACTATCTCAACTCCTTGGCAAGAGCCAATTTCGTGCCTTATGGCATTGATTTCTCAGAGGGTCCAACTGGGAGGTTTTCTAACGGCAAAACAGTCACAGACATCCTCG GGGAAATTATAGGTCTTCCTTTACTGCCAGCTTTTGCAGATACCCTGATAAAAAGCAGAAACATTTCCTGGGGAGTGAACTATGCTTCAGCTGCTGCTGGGATCCTTGATGAGACAGGGCAAAATTTG GGAGAACGCATTAGCTTTCGGCAGCAGGTGCAAGATTTTAATACAACCGTAAGGCAGATGAAGATCCAAATGGAGCACAACCAATTGAGTCAGCACTTAGCAAATTCATTGACAGTAGTGATCCATGGCAGTAATGATTACATAAACAACTATTTCTTGCCTGAACAATATACTTCAAGCTTCAACTATGACCCAAAAAACTATGCAGATCTTCTCATTGAGGTTTACAAAAGGCACATtttg AGTCTTCATGATTTGGGACTCAGAAGATTCTTACTGGCAGGACTTGGGCCACTTGGTTGCATACCTAGACAATTAGCCTTAGGCTCTGTCCCTCGAGGAGAGTGTAGACCTCACATCAATGACATTGTCGACATGTTCAATGTTTTGTTGAAATCTTTGGTGGATCAACTGAATGCGGAGCACCATGGTTCAGTTTTTGCGTATGGCAACACTTACGGAGTTTTCAATGATCTGATTAACAACGCAAAAACCTACG GTTTCACAGTAACTGATAGTGGGTGCTGTGGTATTGGAAGAAATCAAGCACAGATAACATGCTTATTTGCGTTGTTTCCTTGCCTGGATAGAGACAAATATGTGTTCTGGGATGCCTTCCATACCACTCAAGCAGTGAACAATATTGTTGCTCATAAGGCTTTTGCTGGACCTCCTTCTGATTGCTACCCAATTAACGTCAAACAGATGGCACAAATGTGGGTGTTACCATCCGGTCAAAACAAAACTTCAGTGCCGTCCATTGTATCAAAAAATTAG
- the LOC114415959 gene encoding GDSL esterase/lipase At1g71250-like isoform X1: MKMARLPVIFFPFLTLLLISVSTNINVLGELPFSAMFVFGDSLVDSGNNNYLNSLARANFVPYGIDFSEGPTGRFSNGKTVTDILVFTGEIIGLPLLPAFADTLIKSRNISWGVNYASAAAGILDETGQNLGERISFRQQVQDFNTTVRQMKIQMEHNQLSQHLANSLTVVIHGSNDYINNYFLPEQYTSSFNYDPKNYADLLIEVYKRHILSLHDLGLRRFLLAGLGPLGCIPRQLALGSVPRGECRPHINDIVDMFNVLLKSLVDQLNAEHHGSVFAYGNTYGVFNDLINNAKTYGFTVTDSGCCGIGRNQAQITCLFALFPCLDRDKYVFWDAFHTTQAVNNIVAHKAFAGPPSDCYPINVKQMAQMWVLPSGQNKTSVPSIVSKN, encoded by the exons atgaaaatggcACGCTTGCCAGtgatttttttcccatttttgaCCCTGCTCCTGATATCTGTCTCGACGAATATTAATGTACTTGGGGAGCTACCGTTTTCAGCAATGTTTGTGTTCGGAGATTCATTAGTGGACAGTGGAAATAACAACTATCTCAACTCCTTGGCAAGAGCCAATTTCGTGCCTTATGGCATTGATTTCTCAGAGGGTCCAACTGGGAGGTTTTCTAACGGCAAAACAGTCACAGACATCCTCG TTTTTACAGGGGAAATTATAGGTCTTCCTTTACTGCCAGCTTTTGCAGATACCCTGATAAAAAGCAGAAACATTTCCTGGGGAGTGAACTATGCTTCAGCTGCTGCTGGGATCCTTGATGAGACAGGGCAAAATTTG GGAGAACGCATTAGCTTTCGGCAGCAGGTGCAAGATTTTAATACAACCGTAAGGCAGATGAAGATCCAAATGGAGCACAACCAATTGAGTCAGCACTTAGCAAATTCATTGACAGTAGTGATCCATGGCAGTAATGATTACATAAACAACTATTTCTTGCCTGAACAATATACTTCAAGCTTCAACTATGACCCAAAAAACTATGCAGATCTTCTCATTGAGGTTTACAAAAGGCACATtttg AGTCTTCATGATTTGGGACTCAGAAGATTCTTACTGGCAGGACTTGGGCCACTTGGTTGCATACCTAGACAATTAGCCTTAGGCTCTGTCCCTCGAGGAGAGTGTAGACCTCACATCAATGACATTGTCGACATGTTCAATGTTTTGTTGAAATCTTTGGTGGATCAACTGAATGCGGAGCACCATGGTTCAGTTTTTGCGTATGGCAACACTTACGGAGTTTTCAATGATCTGATTAACAACGCAAAAACCTACG GTTTCACAGTAACTGATAGTGGGTGCTGTGGTATTGGAAGAAATCAAGCACAGATAACATGCTTATTTGCGTTGTTTCCTTGCCTGGATAGAGACAAATATGTGTTCTGGGATGCCTTCCATACCACTCAAGCAGTGAACAATATTGTTGCTCATAAGGCTTTTGCTGGACCTCCTTCTGATTGCTACCCAATTAACGTCAAACAGATGGCACAAATGTGGGTGTTACCATCCGGTCAAAACAAAACTTCAGTGCCGTCCATTGTATCAAAAAATTAG
- the LOC114415961 gene encoding pentatricopeptide repeat-containing protein At4g21065-like, protein MARYYHSNMKSVYNLHATLIKNAQHDNPLSLRTFILRCANSSSPPDTARYAAAVLLRFPIPGDPFPYNAVIRHVALHAPSLALALFSHMHRTNVPFDHFTFPLILKSSKLNPHCIHTLVLKLGFHSNIYVQNALINSYGTFGSLHASLKLFDEMPHRDLISWSSLISCFAKRGLPDEALTLFQQMQLKESDILPDGVVMLSVISAVSSLGALELGIWVHAFISRIGVNLTVSLGSALIDMYSRCGDIDRSVKVFDEMPHRNVVTWTALINGLAVHGRGREALEAFYDMVESGLKPDRIAFMGVLVACSHGGLVEEGRRVFSSMWSEYGIEPALEHYGCMVDLLGRAGMVLEAFDFVEGMRVRPNSVIWRTLLGACVNHNLLVLAEKAKERIKELDPHHDGDYVLLSNAYGGVGNWVKKEGVRNSMRESKIVKEPGLSLVHIDQVAHEFVSGDNSHPQWEEITRFLGSVIDTVKLGGYTPSTKNVLHDIQEEEKEHSLGYHSEKLAVAFVLLYHRDRKTIRVIKNLRICYDCHSFMKHVSGFFDRDIVIRDRSRFHHFRKGSCSCRDFW, encoded by the coding sequence ATGGCGAGATACTACCACTCCAACATGAAGAGCGTGTACAACCTCCACGCCACGCTGATAAAAAACGCCCAACACGACAACCCTCTCTCCCTCCGAACCTTCATTCTCCGCTGCGCCAACTCATCGTCACCACCCGACACCGCCCGTTACGCCGCTGCCGTGCTCCTCCGCTTCCCCATCCCCGGCGACCCCTTCCCCTACAACGCCGTCATTCGCCACGTGGCACTCCACGCTCCCTCCCTCGCCCTCGCCCTCTTCTCTCACATGCACCGCACCAACGTCCCCTTCGACCATTTCACCTTCCCCCTCATCCTTAAATCCTCAAAACTAAACCCTCATTGCATTCACACTCTCGTTCTCAAACTCGGATTTCACTCCAATATCTATGTCCAAAACGCGCTTATTAATTCCTACGGCACCTTTGGGTCCCTCCACGCGTCCCTCAAACTGTTCGACGAAATGCCCCACCGAGACTTGATCTCTTGGTCCTCTTTAATCTCTTGTTTCGCTAAACGCGGGCTCCCCGATGAAGCCCTAACACTTTTCCAACAAATGCAGCTTAAAGAGAGTGATATCTTACCCGATGGGGTTGTCATGCTGAGTGTGATATCCGCGGTTTCGAGCTTGGGTGCCTTGGAATTGGGTATCTGGGTTCACGCTTTTATTTCCAGGATCGGGGTTAACCTTACTGTTTCATTGGGTTCTGCACTTATTGACATGTATTCGAGATGCGGGGACATTGATCGTTCGGTTAAGGTGTTCGATGAAATGCCTCACAGGAATGTTGTCACGTGGACCGCGCTGATTAACGGGCTTGCCGTGCATGGACGTGGTAGGGAGGCTCTGGAGGCGTTTTATGACATGGTGGAGTCCGGTTTGAAGCCTGATCGCATCGCATTTATGGGTGTGTTGGTGGCTTGTAGTCATGGAGGGCTTGTAGAGGAGGGGAGACGGGTTTTTAGTAGCATGTGGAGTGAGTATGGCATTGAACCGGCACTTGAGCATTATGGTTGTATGGTTGATCTTCTTGGCCGTGCTGGCATGGTGCTTGAAGCTTTCGATTTCGTGGAGGGTATGCGTGTTAGGCCAAATTCGGTTATTTGGAGGACCTTGCTTGGAGCATGTGTCAATCACAATCTCCTTGTGCTGGCTGAGAAGGCCAAGGAGAGGATCAAGGAGTTGGACCCTCATCATGATGGTGATTATGTACTTTTGTCGAATGCTTATGGTGGAGTTGGTAACTGGGTTAAGAAGGAGGGTGTGAGGAATTCAATGAGGGAGAGTAAAATTGTCAAAGAGCCTGGCCTTAGTTTGGTTCACATTGATCAAGTGGCTCATGAGTTTGTATCGGGAGATAATTCTCATCCGCAGTGGGAGGAGATTACAAGATTTTTAGGTTCAGTTATTGACACTGTGAAACTTGGAGGCTACACCCCTAGTACTAAAAATGTGCTGCATGACATTCAAGAGGAAGAGAAGGAACATTCTCTGGGCTATCACAGTGAGAAATTGGCAGTGGCTTTTGTGCTTCTTTATCATAGGGATAGAAAAACCATTAGGGTCATTAAGAATCTTAGGATATGTTATGACTGTCATAGTTTCATGAAGCATGTTTCGGGTTTCTTTGACAGAGATATAGTTATTAGGGATCGAAGTCGGttccatcattttaggaagggaTCGTGTTCTTGCCGAGATTTTTGGTAA
- the LOC114415966 gene encoding probable glucosamine 6-phosphate N-acetyltransferase 2, which translates to NNCFRVKKTRFRHRPRVPCVWDKGFSSLLFLALAVSVTLPPSPPGIAAGAATLQGFIEDTSHRQSSLPLAHSSFFAVAPPKSPTQPRHSIIATGSVLIEKKFLRNCSKVRHIEHIVVDSSIRGKHLGKRIINFLSDHARSMGCYKVILNCSVQNKTFYEKCGFLQKSVQMAM; encoded by the exons AATAATTGTTTCAGGGTGAAAAAAACTAGATTCAGGCACAGGCCGCGTGTGCCTTGCGTTTGGGACAAAGGGTTTTCTTCACTTCTTTTCCTAGCACTAGCAGTGAGCGTTACTCTGCCACCGTCGCCACCTGGGATTGCCGCCGGCGCTGCCACTCTTCAAGGCTTCATTGAAGACACGTCGCACCGCCAGTCTTCGTTGCCACTTGCTCACTCCTCCTTCTTCGCCGTCGCACCACCCAAGTCTCCAACTCAGCCTCGCCATT CGATCATTGCGACCGGAAGCGTGCTTATCGAGAAGAAATTTTTGAGAAATTGCAGCAAAGTTAGGCACATTGAGCATATTGTTGTGGATTCTAGCATTCGTGGGAAGCATTTGGGAAAGAGAATCATCAACTTCCTCTCGGATCATGCACGTTCAATGGGATGCTACAAGGTAATTCTTAATTGCAGTGTCCAGAACAAGACGTTCTACGAGAAATGTGGCTTCCTGCAGAAATCTGTTCAGATGGCTATGTAA
- the LOC114415969 gene encoding protein FRIGIDA-like → METPENAAYCSSWLPPEDENDSGAKLAKSVNKLNDLAVAIQAFNNRYEELQKHLEFIEQAIDTRTKELRALGYNSTQGTAENGVVQSDSNPKPEEAKAVEKEKEKVKEEEKEKEDELITLCKTMNSRGLRKYVLTRLSETASLREQVPVALRSAAKPSRLVFECIGRFFLQGSKAYTKNSPMVPARQVSVLVLEHYLLSGCVGNEKDVEASLKREADSAAVAWRKRMFVEGGLLKAAEVDARGLILFVAGFGIPSVFKDEDIYNLVCVSNGREFSDALLQSQPLLKRVSDVADGMMKKGMAVKAVDLAYTFGFEEKYSPQTALTSFLQKSEETWKKAKQDARDFPSALKVAHEKYLAALQSVVKCLEGHKIDPVKFLPGWQLKNKITNLEKDISDTNKKIDEKSMLKRKVDKNNSSNKMKIPEAKRARFTGKDASVLSPSLATLQEQRIFSRMDGNSSYDGSLSAHLLDGRSYGNYPNNYLTAASASDSLAEKYLGSAVASGANMLGGAMGGSFSGYQGDMYRYHGIGEGALSHDRSVGQSFVGQSASTLNNLYGKTSTEGFAGVPEHLSVGASSRSGGSDLYGFADAVFDM, encoded by the exons ATGGAAACCCCCGAAAACGCCGCATACTGTTCGTCGTGGCTGCCGCCGGAAGACGAAAACGACAGCGGCGCCAAATTGGCAAAATCGGTGAACAAACTCAACGACCTCGCCGTTGCGATACAAGCCTTCAATAACAGGTACGAAGAATTGCAGAAACACCTCGAATTCATCGAACAAGCCATTGACACGAGGACCAAGGAGCTCCGAGCACTAGGCTACAATTCTACTCAAGGAACCGCCGAAAACGGCGTCGTTCAATCAGATTCAAATCCGAAGCCAGAAGAAGCCAAGGCggtagagaaagagaaagaaaaggtaaaagaagaagaaaaagaaaaagaagacgaGCTTATTACGCTTTGCAAAACGATGAATAGCCGAGGCCTGCGTAAATACGTGTTAACGCGTCTATCCGAAACGGCGTCGCTTCGGGAACAGGTACCCGTTGCGCTGAGGAGCGCGGCGAAGCCCTCAAGGCTGGTGTTTGAATGCATTGGGAGGTTTTTCCTTCAGGGGAGCAAAGCTTACACGAAGAACTCGCCGATGGTTCCCGCAAGGCAGGTTTCGGTGCTGGTTTTGGAGCACTACTTGCTCTCTGGCTGCGTTGGGAATGAGAAGGACGTGGAGGCTTCGTTGAAGAGGGAGGCGGATTCCGCCGCGGTTGCGTGGAGGAAGAGGATGTTTGTTGAAGGGGGTTTGCTGAAGGCAGCTGAGGTTGATGCCAGGGGTTTGATTCTCTTCGTCGCCGGCTTCGGGATTCCCAGTGTTTTCAAGGATGAGGATATATACAACTTGGTTTGTGTCAGCAATGGCAGAGAATTCTCCGATGCCCTGCTCCAGTCTCAGCCCCTGCTTAAGAGGGTTTCAG ATGTTGCAGATGGGATGATGAAAAAGGGCATGGCCGTTAAAGCTGTTGATTTGGCTTATACCTTTGGGTTTGAAGAGAAATATTCTCCTCAGACAGCTCTGACTTCATTTCTGCAGAAGTCTGAAGAAACTTGGAAGAAAGCCAAACAAGACGCACGTGATTTTCCTAGTGCACTG AAGGTagcacatgaaaaatatttggcTGCTTTGCAATCTGTAGTTAAATGTTTGGAAGGTCACAAGATTGACCCTGTAAAATTTCTGCCTGGGTGGCAACTTAAGAATAAGATTACCAACTTGGAGAAAGATATTAGtgataccaataaaaaaattgatgagaaGTCAATGCTCAAGAGAAAAGTGGATAAAAACAATTCATCTAACAAGATGAAGATTCCAGAGGCTAAACGAGCAAGGTTCACCGGGAAAGATGCATCTGTGCTATCACCTTCACTTGCTACCTTGCAAGAGCAAAGGATTTTTAGTCGCATGGATGGCAATAGCTCATATGATGGTTCATTGTCGGCACATTTGCTGGATGGTAGATCCTATGGCAATTACCCGAATAATTATCTCACTGCAGCATCTGCTTCGGATTctttggctgaaaaatatcttgGAAGTGCAGTGGCAAGTGGGGCTAATATGCTTGGAGGAGCTATGGGTGGTTCATTTTCTGGGTATCAGGGGGATATGTATAGATATCATGGAATTGGGGAAGGGGCATTGTCTCATGATAGGTCAGTTGGACAGAGTTTTGTGGGACAATCTGCATCAACATTGAATAATTTGTATGGGAAAACATCCACAGAAGGTTTTGCAGGTGTGCCAGAGCACCTCTCTGTTGGTGCTTCTAGTCGCAGTGGAGGTTCTGATTTATATGGCTTTGCTGATGCTGTTTTTGATATGTAG
- the LOC114415972 gene encoding chaperone protein ClpD, chloroplastic-like, which yields MQVSSSWFGTIVLSNRYSRNRSLPLEPCSTTTTSSVSATSYPPLFTRPYSSLSFLVSQRKGFTLTSLSPIRTNKKRRRASLRVSAVFERFTERAIKAIVLSQREAKALGSELVYTQHLLLGLIAEEDRSTDGFLASGVTVEKAREVVRSVWLRNGSARAGSGAARAGVDDDGSKASATQVPFSVNAKRVFEAAFEYSKSLGHKFVGPEHITVGLVKVDDGSVSRVLYRLGTNGSQLASVAFSRLQKEIAKDGREPNVMSKGVPNKSISRKGSDAGASATTGEESALSQFCVDLTARASEGRIDPVVGREVEVQRIIQILCRKTKSNPILLGEAGVGKTAIAEGMALRIAKADVAPFLLTKRVMSLDIALLMAGAKERGELEERVTKLVKDIIKSGDVILFIDEVHILVQAGTIGRGNKGSGLDIANLLKPALGRGQFQCIASTTLDEYRLYFEKDTALARRFQPVWVDEPTEDDAIKILTGLREKYEAHHKCRYTAEAIKAAVDLSARYIVDRYLPDKAIDLIDEAGSRACIEAFKKKKEHETGILSKCPADYWQEIKDVKSMHEMENKLKYYGASSIDDTNELILDSYLSSTTTDNEPIEVGPEDIAAVASLWSGIPVQKLTADQRILLLDLENQLRKRVIGQEEAVAAISRAVKRSRVGLKDPDRPIAAMLFCGPTGVGKTELAKSLAACYFGSEAAMVRLDMSEYMERHTVSKLIGSPPGYVGYGEGGVLTEAIRRKPFTLLLLDEIEKAHPDIFNILLQILEDGQLTDSQGRRVSFKNALVVMTSNVGSSAIAKGRHNSIGFLIPDDKTTSYNGLKSMVIEELRSYFRPELLNRIDEVVVFQPLEKSQLLQILDLLLQDMKKRVLSLGVHVKVSEAVKNLVCQQGYNPTYGARPLRRAITSLIEDPLSEAFLYGECKQGDTVLIDLDANGNPFVTNQLDQIVNLSD from the exons ATGCAAGTTTCATCCTCATGGTTCGGAACAATAGTACTTTCCAACCGCTACTCACGCAACCGCTCCCTCCCTCTGGAACCGTGTTCCACCACAACCACATCATCGGTTTCTGCTACCTCGTACCCTCCTCTATTCACGCGCCCCTATAGTTCTCTTTCGTTTCTCGTCTCTCAAAGAAAAGGCTTCACCCTCACCTCGCTGTCACCGATCAGAACaaataagaagagaagaagagcgTCGTTGAGGGTTTCCGCGGTGTTCGAGAGGTTCACCGAGAGAGCTATAAAGGCCATAGTTTTGTCGCAGAGGGAAGCCAAAGCGCTCGGAAGCGAATTAGTTTACACGCAGCATCTTCTTCTGGGGCTCATAGCCGAGGAGGATCGTTCCACCGATGGGTTTCTCGCGTCTGGTGTCACCGTCGAGAAGGCGCGTGAGGTTGTGCGCAGCGTCTGGCTTCGGAATGGCTCCGCACGTGCCGGCTCTGGTGCCGCACGTGCTGGGGTTGATGATGACGGTAGCAAAGCGAGTGCCACGCAGGTTCCGTTTTCTGTTAACGCGAAGCGCGTGTTTGAGGCTGCGTTTGAGTATTCCAAGTCTCTGGGACACAAGTTCGTTGGCCCCGAACACATTACCGTTGGTTTGGTCAAAGTAGATGATGGAAGTGTTAGTAGGGTCCTTTACAG ATTGGGGACAAATGGAAGCCAGTTGGCATCTGTGGCATTCTCCAGACTACAAAAAGAGATTGCTAAAGATGGTAGAGAACCGAATGTGATGTCCAAGGGGGTGCCTAACAAATCGATTTCTAGAAAAGGTTCTGATGCAGGAGCCTCTGCCACAACAGGAG AGGAGAGTGCTCTATCACAATTTTGTGTGGATCTCACTGCCCGTGCGAGTGAAGGAAGAATTGATCCAGTTGTTGGCCGAGAAGTTGAAGTTCAGAGAATTATTCAAATTctatgccgaaaaacaaaaagCAATCCCATTCTTCTTGGTGAAGCTGGAGTTGGAAAAACAGCTATTGCAGAAGGGATGGCGCTTCGCATTGCTAAGGCAGATGTTGCTCCTTTTTTATTG ACAAAGCGTGTGATGTCCTTGGATATAGCCCTATTAATGGCTggagcaaaagaaagaggaGAACTAGAGGAACGGGTTACAAAATTAGTAAAAGACATAATAAAGTCAG GTGATGTCATTCTCTTCATTGATGAAGTTCACATACTTGTTCAGGCAGGGACAATTGGGAGAGGAAATAAGGGATCTGGCCTTGACATAGCTAATTTACTTAAACCTGCACTTGGAAGGGGTCAATTTCAG TGTATTGCATCAACCACCCTAGATGAATACAGACTTTATTTTGAGAAAGATACGGCATTGGCTCGACGGTTTCAACCTGTTTGGGTTGATGAGCCGACTGAG GATGATGCAATCAAGATACTTACGGGTCTACGTGAGAAATATGAGGCACATCACAAATGCAGATACACTGCAGAGGCTATAAAGGCTGCAGTTGATTTGTCAGCGAGATACATAGTTGATAGGTATCTACCTGATAAAGCTATTGACCTCATAGATGAAGCAGGAAGTAGAGCTTGTATTGAAGCctttaagaagaaaaaggagCACGAAACTGGAATCCTTTCTAAGTGCCCAGCTGATTACtggcaagaaattaaagatgtTAAGTCCATGCATGAAATG GAGAACAAGCTTAAATACTATGGCGCTTCTAGCATTGACGATACCAATGAACTCATACTGGACTCATATTTATCTTCTACAACCACCGATAATGA aCCTATAGAAGTTGGGCCAGAAGATATAGCAGCAGTTGCTTCCCTCTGGTCAGGAATTCCTGTACAGAAGCTCACAGCTGATCAAAGAATTCTTCTGTTAGATCTTGAGAATCAACTTCGGAAGCGTGTGATTGGACAAGAGGAGGCTGTTGCTGCCATTTCTAGAGCTGTGAAGAGATCCCGGGTTGGCCTAAAGGATCCTGATAGACCCATAGCTGCTATGTTATTCTGTGGCCCAACTGGTGTTGGGAAAACAGAACTCGCAAAATCTTTGGCGGCGTGTTACTTTGGATCG GAGGCAGCCATGGTACGATTAGACATGAGCGAATATATGGAACGGCATACAGTGAGCAAATTGATAGGATCTCCCCCAGGTTATGTTGGTTATGGAGAGGGTGGCGTTTTAACAGAAGCAATTAGAAGAAAACCATTCACACTGTTATTGTTGGATGAAATAGAAAAAGCTCATCCAGATATATTCAACATTCTTCTTCAAATTTTAGAAGATGGTCAACTTACTGATTCTCAG GGTCGGAGAGTTTCATTTAAAAATGCATTGGTGGTGATGACTTCAAATGTGGGGTCTAGTGCCATTGCTAAGGGACGACACAACTCCATAGGTTTCTTGATTCCAGATGATAAAACAACATCATACAATGGCTTGAAATCGATGGTAATTGAAGAACTGAGGTCATATTTTCGTCCAGAATTGCTCAACAGGATAGATGAAGTGGTAGTATTTCAACCCCTTGAAAAGTCACAG TTGCTCCAAATATTGGATTTGCTACTGCAAGACATGAAGAAACGGGTATTGTCCCTAGGAGTCCATGTAAAGGTGTCTGAAGCAGTCAAGAACCTTGTGTGCCAGCAAGGCTATAACCCAACATATGGTGCTCGCCCTCTGAGAAGGGCAATTACATCACTAATAGAAGATCCATTGAGTGAGGCATTCCTTTATGGAGAGTGCAAGCAAGGAGACACTGTCCTCATTGATTTGGATGCTAATGGAAACCCCTTTGTTACGAATCAGCTTGATCAGATTGTTAACTTATCTGACTGA